A segment of the Butyrivibrio fibrisolvens genome:
ACACCAGCAGCAAAGCCCTCAAGTGCATGGCTTAATTTTTCACTCAGTTCTTTTTTCATGAAAAAAACATTGGCAGAACCGAGTGCAGTTCCAAGAAAAGGTACCAGTACGCCGATTAGTAGCTGATTATTCATCAGAATTCTACCGTGCGCGCAGGCGCTGTGAAGGATGAGAAGGTAGCCTTACCACCATCGAAATACAGAACAGCAGTATTTCCGTCTCCTGGGGCGTACATGTTCTTTAAACCGGGATTTTTCTCAAGCATATCTGTTTCTGCTTCGATGCGGTTGTCATAGACGAGCTTGCCCTCAACTCTAATCCATTCGCCACCTTTAAATGCGCTAATCTCAACCTTAGGATTTTTTTCGATCTGTTTGAAAACATCTTTTTTCTTGCCTGTCTGAATGTAGAGCTTACCTTCAAATATCTCTGCAGTTCCGAAAGGTCTTACTCTTGGCTGATCACCATCTACTGTTGCGAGATAGTAGGTCTGAGCCTCGTGCAGGAAATCGCGAACTTCTTCAATTGCTGTTTTTGCCATAATTATAGCCTCCTTAATGCGTAAAATAGTTTAGGTCTGTATCATTTCCTAAAATAGCTTATTTATGCCGATTAAGCTATTATTAATCTTAGATGATCGGGATTGCGAGAGTTTTGTAGAACTGTTGCAATACTTTTGTAATAAGGGGACAGAGGGCTGTACACCTTCTTAAATTATATTATATAACATCATTTCTTTAGAAAAAAAGCTCATTATGTCACAAAAATAAGTGGTATATTAATTGAAAAATTGAGCACAATATAATAGAATTAAATAAATATAACTTTTTTAAGTGTGAAGCGAATACATCTACAATAAGGGGGGAAATCATATGGCCTACGGTACATGGATATCACTTCTTCCACCAATAATAGCGATAATACTGGCTCTTGTAACTAAACAGGCGTATCTTGCACTGTTTGTAGGTGTTGTGACAGGTGCATTCTTTATGGCGGGACCGCACCCATGGACTGCTTTTGAAGTCCTTCTTGATACCATGGTCTCCAATGTAGATCTGACGATCATCATTTTCCTGATACTTATAAGCATTGTTGTAAGGCTAATGCAGATGAGTGGCGGCACCTACGCTTATGGTGAATGGGCGTACAGAAATCTTAAGAATAAAAAGTCATCGCTTATTGCAACCAGTCTTCTGGGAGTCCTTATATTCATGGATGATGGATTCAACTGCCTTACAGTAGGCTCTGTAATGATGCCTGTCACTGATAAATTCAAGACATCAAGGGCCAAACTTGCATATATAATTGATGCGACAGCTGCGCCTGTATGTATACTTGCGCCGATTTCTTCCTGGGCTGCAGCCATTAATTCATATATACCTGAAAATTATGATATTAATGGTTTTAGTATGTTTGTACGTGCGATCCCATTCAATTTCTATGCAATACTGACTTTGATCATGGTCTTTGGAACATCCATTGCAGGCTTTGATTATGGACTTATGAAAAAATATGAAAGAGCCGTTGAAAATGGTGAACCTGATTCCAGCGCCGGAAGAAGAGCAGGAGATATGTCTGAGACTGCAGGAATGAAAGGCAGGGTCATAGATCTTTTGCTTCCAATGATATTCCTTATAGTCCTTGCTATCGCGGCTATGATATATACAGGATATCTTAATGGCGGAAGGACTCTCATAGAGTGCTTTGCAAATTGCGAATCAGCTAAGAGCCTGGTGTTTGCATCTCTTATGACGATACTGTTTTGTGCATGTCTGTATCTTCCAAGAAAAGTCATGTCTTTTAAAGACTATATGGAATGCATCCCTACAGGATCTACTCTGATGGTTCCTTTCATGTTGATATTGGTTCTTGCATGGACACTTAAAGGAATGATCGCAGGACTTGGCGCTGATGTGTTCATCAGTTCTGTAATGCAGGGAGCAAGCAGTGCATATGCCTTTATTCCATTGATCCTGTTCCTTGTTTCAGTATTTGTATCTTTTTCATCAGGAACAAGCTGGGGAACCTTTGCTATTATGGTTCCTGTTACGGTTGCGATGCTTGCAACGGACCCGCAGCTCCTTTTGATAGGAATAGCAGCCTGCCTTGCAGGAGGCGTTACAGGAGATCATATATCACCGATTTCTGATACAACTATCATGTCAAGCTCAGGAGCAGGCTGTAATCATATCGATCATGTCAGCTCACAGATCCAGTACCAGATACCTGTAATAGTGGCCTCTGCTATAGGATATATCATTGCGGGATTTACAAGAAGCTTTGTGATTGCACTGCCTGTATCTATAATAGTATTGGCTATTGAGATGTACGTGATGTATAAGAAAGCTGGTAAGAAAGAAGTATAAAGAAATAGGAAAATCTACTTCTTGAACATAGAAAACTATGTACCATCGTACATATGATAGAATACCTGTCTTTGGAGGCAGGTATTTTTTGCGCAAAATATAGGTTTTAATGTATAGTTTGCCTAACTTGACGTTTCATAGTAAAATAGCAAAGATGCACTGCATAATGAACGTTTTTTGAATAATCGTATGGCAGGCAAGGACAATACTGAAAAAGATAATATGTATAGAAAAAGATAGGAGATTAAAGATAATGAAACTAGCTGTAACTTATGCCGGTGGCGACATTTTCCAGCATTTTGGAAAGACTGAAGAGTTCAAGATCTACGAGATTGAAGATGACAAGGTTGTTGCAAGTACTGTTATTGGTAACGAAGGCCTTGGACACGAGTCTCTTGCAGGACTTCTTGCTGAGCAGAAGGTTGAAAAGCTTATCTGCGGCGGACTTGGACAGGGAGCACTTGATGCTCTTACTCAGGCAGGTATCGAAGTAATCTCAGGAGCAGAAGGAGATGCTGATGCTGCTGTATATGCATATTTAAACGGAGAGCTTGAATCTAAGGGCGTTAACTGTGATCACCACCATGAAGAAGGCGAAGAGCATGCCTGCGGACATCATGAAGAAGCTTCAGAGTCTCAGGAAGGCTGCGGCGGTTGCGGCAACGGCACTGAAGAAGAAAGCTGCGGTGGATGCGGCGATGGCGAAGGCTGTGGCGGATGTGGTGACGATGAAGAGTGCGGCGGTTGTGCAAGCGAAGGCGGCTGTGGTGGCTGCGGCGGATGCGGTGGCCCAAGACCTGTTATTTTCGAAGGTCCTAACGCAGGTAAGAAGGTAAGCGTTCACTATAAGGGAACACTTGATGACGGTTCACAGTTCGATTCATCCTATGACAGAGGCCAGACACTCGACTTCATCTGCGGTACAGGCATGATGATCGCTGGTTTTGATAAGGCAGTTGTTGAGATGGAAGTTGGTCAGACTGTAAATATTCACCTTGAGCCAGAAGAGGCTTATGGCGTACGTGATGCAGCCAACATCTTCACACTTAATATTTCAGAACTTCCTGGATCTGAGAACTTAAGCGTAGGTCAGCAGGTATTCCTTCAGGATCCTATGGGAAGAGCATTCCCTGTTGTAGTTAAGGACAAGGATGACCAGACAATCACACTTGATGCCAACCACGAGCTCGCTGGTAAGGCACTTAACTTCGAGATCAATCTTGTTAGTATTGAAGAGTAATTCTAGAAGGAATTGTCAAAAGGAACTTTTGACACCTACCTCATTATATGAAGTGAAAATCAAGAAAACAAATAGCTCCATTTATAGAAGCATCTATAAATGGAGCTGTTTCTTTTTTATGTTACGAGTTTTCTTAAAAACGGAATCTTTTTTGCAATAGCAACAAGGATTGTTGAAAGAACAAATGTAGTTGCGGCAACTAGGGGAAGTGCTAGTGCGCTATTGCACATTATAGTACTGAATCCGATCTCATTAAAAATATTTAATAAGAAAGGATGTATCAGGTATATTCCCAAAGTCAGACTGGCCAAATAATCGATTTTATATAATAAGTTATCTGTAAGATTTATTTTGATACGATTTACAAAAAAATCATAAACTACACACGAAAAAAGAGTTGTCTGTATTCTTAGATTTTCATAAAATGTCGTTTCTATCCTATCAAAATAAAAATACGATGCAAATAAAGAAAGGGTAAAAAGAGCAATTATTAAGAAATAAACGGTTTTGTAGTTTTTATTAACATGATTATAGATATAATAGCCCAGAAGACAGACACCTGCCCATTTTGCAAATCCATTTATTGTAAAAAGCTGAAGGAAGTCCATAGCTTTATTTAAAGAACCAATTTGAAAAGATTCCAGACTGGTAAAAATCATGCTGATAAATACGAAAGCTAATGCATATTTGATGATCGGCTTTTCCTGCCCATCGTCATCGTTTCCAATAAATTTTTTTAAGATTGGGATTGCGAATAAAACACCTATATAAGCAGGTAAATACCATAAATGATATTTTGGATTTAAAATTGCATGTTCTAAGATCAACTTAATATCATTAAATAGGTTCATACCAAGCTGCTTGGAAAACAATAGTGCACAACCGCTATAAAATATAGCATAAAAGAAATATAGAGAAATAAAGTGTACTATTTTCATAAAATATTTTCTTTTATCTTTTATTTTATAGCTCTTATCTAAGTAAAGGCTCCCTGAGATTAAAAAGAAACAGGTTACTGCGAAACGTGTTATGCCATGTCCCAAATTCAAAATTAAACTATCAAATGTTCCGTATTTAACATCAAAAAGATGCTCAGCTGATGTGTGTAGTATGATAACAGCAAAACAAGCTATAATCCTAAGCAAATTAATATTGTGATTAACGTGATTTTTTTGTGTATCTGTCATATGCGTTTACCTGATCGTTAATGCTATGGGAATATGTTAATACCAATAGCTAATTTTATCACATTTTCATGATCAGTACGCCCTTACTTTCAAGCTTTCCGCTAAGCGCATCACCATCTTTATCCCATTTCCTTGCAAAAAGAACTTCAGCCCCCTCTTTAACAGGAATAGTAACAGCTTCATCCTCACAGTTAAGATATACAGCAATAGTTCCTGTTTCATCGATCTTAAGATAAGAAATCACGCGGTCTTTCTCGATATCGTTCGGAAAGTGGAAGTTCCTGCTCTTGCAGGCAGGAGTATTTTTTCTCATGGAGATAATGGACTTCATTGTTGAAAGCTCATTAGCTTTAAGTCCCTTATCGATATCATCCCAAGGCATACATCTGCGGCAGTCAGGATCAAAGCCGCCTTCCATAGCTACTTCTGTTCCGTAGTAGATACAAGGACTTCCAGGCATTGTGAACAGGATCGCAAGCTGCTGATAGAACACATCTATATCGCCGCCAACTTTATCAAGAAGCCTGTTGGTATCGTGTGAATCCATCAGATTGAACAGTACATCATTAACCTGAGAGTAGTACATGGTAAAACATCTGTTGATGTCGTATTCGAAGGAGCTTCTATCTCTATCTTTGTAGATCCAGAAGTCAGATATAGCGCTGGAAAGAGGATAGTTCATGACAGAGTCATACTCATCTCCGCGAAGCCAAGTGATAGAGTCATGCCAGATCTCACCAAGGAGATAGAAGTCACTCTTCATGCGCTTTGTCATATATCTTACTGCTCTTAAAAATGAGTGTGATACCTCATTACCAACATCAAATCTGAGTCCGTCTATATCAAAAGTCTCGATCCAGAACTTTATTATATCAAGCAGATAGTCCACAACTTCAGGATTAGAAGTGTTGAGCTTAGGCATATGCTCTGCAAAGGCAAAAGAGTAAAAGCGTCCATCTCTGGTATCGCGTCCTGTCTCTATGGGCCACTTATTTACCATATACCAGTCGGCATATTTAGACTCCTTGCCATTTTCAAGGACGTCAAGCCACATAGGATGGTCGGAACCTGTATGATTGAAAACCGCATCCAGCATGACACGGATTCCCGCAGCATGAGCTTCATCTACAAGTGCACGCAGGTCTTCATTGGTACCAAAGTGGCTATCGACCTTCTTATAATCCTTGGTATTGTATTTGTGATTGGACTTGGATTCAAACACAGGATTAAGGTATATTCCGGTTATACCAAGGTCCTTAAGATAAGGAATCTTGTCACGGATACCCCTTATATCTCCGCCGTAGAAGTCTTTAAAACCAACCTCTTTGTACTCCCATGGAAGTACCCCCTCAGGATCAATTGAGTGGTCACCATTACAGAATCTCTCCGGGAATATCTGATACCAGACTGTATCATTAACCCATGATGGAGTCTCAAATACATCGCAAGGATTCATCCAGGGCATTATGAAGTAGGAGAGCGCCTTACCATCCTGATTCATCTCTTCCTCAGTATAGAATCCATCCTCGAAGTAGTACATGCATTCATCGCCTGAATGTAGCTCGAAGTAGTATTTACATCTCTTATATTCAGGGAAAAGAGTAGTAGTCCACCATATATGATCTTTGAGATTCTTCTTAAAGTATATCTCTTCACGTTTGCCGCTCCATCTTTCGCATCCGCCCATGATGCCGGCATCATAAGGATCACCATGGATTATGTAAACGTGATCGATATCATAGCCTGTCTTAATGTTGATAACAAGGCTGCCTGTATCAAGGCTATAGCAGTACTGATCTGATGTGCGGTGGTATATTGCTCCTAAATTCATAGAAATCCTCCAGTTTACGGAAAACGTTTTCCGACACAAACAATATACACCATCCCATAAATAAAAGCAACAGGAAAATAAAATGCATTTCGTCGGACATTATTGTCGTTTCGTCATTATATTAAAAAGTCCCTGTTTTTTAAGATAAAATGGAGATCGTGTCAGGGATGGTTAAGTGATTAAAACTGACATACTATCTTATTTTTTTATTGGAGGAAGTATGACAAAAAGAAAAGCAATTTTAAAAAGACTCATGATTGCAACAACAGTAATGACAATGACCCTTGGGGGATCAATGACAGCATTTGCTGCCGAAGGCGGAGTATGCACATGTGACGAACAGACTACAGTTGTAGTAACCGTTGATGAGCAGGCAGCTACAGAAAATGAAAAGGAAATACTTGGAAATCCTGATGAGCAGCAGACAGAATCAGAGACAGCTATATATGAGGAATATACTAAATCTGATATGGATGAATTTGCAAAAGAGACAGCAGAGGAAATCGAAATGGGAGAGCGCTATGTAGATCCCGAAAATCAGAAGCTGGCTACAGAGTATGCTGATGACAGAGAAGAAGGAGAAGCACCAATAGATCCTTTGGCAGAAGGGAATGCTCATATAACAATCACCGATTCTTCACTTGAAGATGAAGATGTTCTTCAGGGAAGAACAGAGATAATAGCTAATACTACAGACAATAAAATTCCGCTTGAAGCTGATGAGGAGTCAGCTGAGGCTACTATATATTTTGTATCTTTAAATTCTACTAATACAGAAGTTCTTGATGGTAAGAATATTGAAGCGGCTGTTACAGTTCCTGTAGCTACTGACTGTGACGATCCTGCAAACGCAGTTGCATATGTTGATCCTCAGCTTGGTACATTCGATGCTATTGATAAAGTAGCTTTGAAATACGATGCTGAGCATGGAACATGG
Coding sequences within it:
- a CDS encoding pyridoxamine 5'-phosphate oxidase family protein, translated to MAKTAIEEVRDFLHEAQTYYLATVDGDQPRVRPFGTAEIFEGKLYIQTGKKKDVFKQIEKNPKVEISAFKGGEWIRVEGKLVYDNRIEAETDMLEKNPGLKNMYAPGDGNTAVLYFDGGKATFSSFTAPARTVEF
- a CDS encoding Na+/H+ antiporter NhaC family protein: MAYGTWISLLPPIIAIILALVTKQAYLALFVGVVTGAFFMAGPHPWTAFEVLLDTMVSNVDLTIIIFLILISIVVRLMQMSGGTYAYGEWAYRNLKNKKSSLIATSLLGVLIFMDDGFNCLTVGSVMMPVTDKFKTSRAKLAYIIDATAAPVCILAPISSWAAAINSYIPENYDINGFSMFVRAIPFNFYAILTLIMVFGTSIAGFDYGLMKKYERAVENGEPDSSAGRRAGDMSETAGMKGRVIDLLLPMIFLIVLAIAAMIYTGYLNGGRTLIECFANCESAKSLVFASLMTILFCACLYLPRKVMSFKDYMECIPTGSTLMVPFMLILVLAWTLKGMIAGLGADVFISSVMQGASSAYAFIPLILFLVSVFVSFSSGTSWGTFAIMVPVTVAMLATDPQLLLIGIAACLAGGVTGDHISPISDTTIMSSSGAGCNHIDHVSSQIQYQIPVIVASAIGYIIAGFTRSFVIALPVSIIVLAIEMYVMYKKAGKKEV
- a CDS encoding FKBP-type peptidyl-prolyl cis-trans isomerase yields the protein MKLAVTYAGGDIFQHFGKTEEFKIYEIEDDKVVASTVIGNEGLGHESLAGLLAEQKVEKLICGGLGQGALDALTQAGIEVISGAEGDADAAVYAYLNGELESKGVNCDHHHEEGEEHACGHHEEASESQEGCGGCGNGTEEESCGGCGDGEGCGGCGDDEECGGCASEGGCGGCGGCGGPRPVIFEGPNAGKKVSVHYKGTLDDGSQFDSSYDRGQTLDFICGTGMMIAGFDKAVVEMEVGQTVNIHLEPEEAYGVRDAANIFTLNISELPGSENLSVGQQVFLQDPMGRAFPVVVKDKDDQTITLDANHELAGKALNFEINLVSIEE
- a CDS encoding acyltransferase family protein: MTDTQKNHVNHNINLLRIIACFAVIILHTSAEHLFDVKYGTFDSLILNLGHGITRFAVTCFFLISGSLYLDKSYKIKDKRKYFMKIVHFISLYFFYAIFYSGCALLFSKQLGMNLFNDIKLILEHAILNPKYHLWYLPAYIGVLFAIPILKKFIGNDDDGQEKPIIKYALAFVFISMIFTSLESFQIGSLNKAMDFLQLFTINGFAKWAGVCLLGYYIYNHVNKNYKTVYFLIIALFTLSLFASYFYFDRIETTFYENLRIQTTLFSCVVYDFFVNRIKINLTDNLLYKIDYLASLTLGIYLIHPFLLNIFNEIGFSTIMCNSALALPLVAATTFVLSTILVAIAKKIPFLRKLVT
- a CDS encoding glycoside hydrolase family 13 protein, which encodes MNLGAIYHRTSDQYCYSLDTGSLVINIKTGYDIDHVYIIHGDPYDAGIMGGCERWSGKREEIYFKKNLKDHIWWTTTLFPEYKRCKYYFELHSGDECMYYFEDGFYTEEEMNQDGKALSYFIMPWMNPCDVFETPSWVNDTVWYQIFPERFCNGDHSIDPEGVLPWEYKEVGFKDFYGGDIRGIRDKIPYLKDLGITGIYLNPVFESKSNHKYNTKDYKKVDSHFGTNEDLRALVDEAHAAGIRVMLDAVFNHTGSDHPMWLDVLENGKESKYADWYMVNKWPIETGRDTRDGRFYSFAFAEHMPKLNTSNPEVVDYLLDIIKFWIETFDIDGLRFDVGNEVSHSFLRAVRYMTKRMKSDFYLLGEIWHDSITWLRGDEYDSVMNYPLSSAISDFWIYKDRDRSSFEYDINRCFTMYYSQVNDVLFNLMDSHDTNRLLDKVGGDIDVFYQQLAILFTMPGSPCIYYGTEVAMEGGFDPDCRRCMPWDDIDKGLKANELSTMKSIISMRKNTPACKSRNFHFPNDIEKDRVISYLKIDETGTIAVYLNCEDEAVTIPVKEGAEVLFARKWDKDGDALSGKLESKGVLIMKM